From the genome of Mycobacterium kansasii ATCC 12478:
GAAACTGCACACCGCGCCCAGCGTCGACGGCTCGGTCGAATTGGACGAGGTCGAGGTGCGCACCCCGGACGGCCTGCAATTGGTGGAGCGGCTCAGCATGAGACTCGCTCCGGGCGACTCCATGGTGATCGTCGGCCGGTCCGGGTCGGGCAAGACCACGCTGCTGCGCAGCCTCGCCCAGCTGTGGCCGTTCACATCCGGGACGTTGCGACGTCCCAGCCAAGACAACGCGACCATGTTCTTGAGCCAGTTGCCATATGTGCCTCTGGGCAATTTGCGTGCCGTGGTGTCCTACCCGGCCGCCGAGGGCGACATCGCCGACCGCAGACTGCGCGACGTGTTGGCCAAAGTGGCGCTGGCTCACCTGCGCGACCGGCTGGATCAGGTTCAGGACTGGGCCAAGGTGCTCTCCCCCGGCGAACAGCAACGGATCGCGTTTGCGCGCATCCTGCTCACCAGGCCCAGGGCGGTGTTCCTCGACGAGGCAACGTCGGCGCTCGACCCGGGACTCGAATATTCGCTGTACCAATTGCTCCGCACCGAACTGCCGGAGACCGTGGTGGTATCGGTCAGCCACCGCAACACCGTCGAACCACATCACGAGCAACAGCTGGCCCTATTGGGCGGTGGGGCCTGGCGGGTGGGGAAGGTCGGCGAGCGTGGCAGCATGAGTACATGACCGGGTTTGTCTCCACGACGTCGCTGTCCTGGGATGTGGTATCCGTCGACAAGCCCGATGACGTCAACGTCGTGATCGGCCAGGCGCATTTCATCAAGACGGTCGATGACCTCCACGAGGCGCTGGTGGGGGTGAGTTCAGCACTACGGTTCGGGCTGGCGTTCTGCGAGGCGTCCGGGCCGCGATTGGTTCGACGCAGCGGTAACGACGCCGCGTTGGTAGAGCTCGCGACCAACACCGCCCTGGCGATCGCGGCCGGACACTGCTTCGTGATCTTCCTGCGCGAAGGCTTCCCGGTCAGCGTCCTCAATCCGGTGAAAGCGGTGCCCGAGGTCTGCACGATTCACTGCGCCACGGCCAATCCCGTTGAAGTCGTGGTCGCGGTGACGGAGCGCGGGCGGGGCATCGCGGCCGTGGTCGACGGTCAACCACCCCTCGGGGTGGAGACCGACGGTGACGTCACCGAGCGGCGCGAGCTACTGCGCGCCATCGGTTACAAGCTCTGACTGCGGTCAGATAGTTGAGCCGCTCCGGTCAGCGCTTGCTGTACAAGGACTCGATCTCGGCGGCGAAACGTTGCGCCACCACATTGCGTTTCACCTTCAGCGTCGGTGTCAGCTCACCGGTCAAGACCGTGAAGTCGACCGGCAGAATGCGAAACCGCCGGATCGATTCGGCTTGGGAAACAGCCTGATTGGCTTGCTTGACCGCCTGGTCGATCTCGCCGGCCAGATCGGAGTCGTCGACCAGATCGGCCACCGACGCCGTCGCGTCCTTACCGTGGTGCTGCTTCCACACGTCGAACCCTTCCGGGTCGATCGCTATCAGCGCGGCCACGTACGGCCTGTTGTCCCCGACCACCATGGCCTGGCTGACCAGCGGGTGCGCGCGCAACTGGTCTTCGAGGACAGCCGGCGCGACGTTCTTGCCGCCGGCGGTCACGATGATCTCCTTCTTGCGGCCGACGATCGACAAGAAGCCGTCGGCGTCGACCGACCCGAGGTCCCCGGTGTGGAACCACCCGTTGACGATCGCCTCGGCAGTGGCCTTCTCGTTATGCCAGTAGCCGGTGAACACCACGCCGCCGCGCACCAGCACCTCGCCGTCATTGGCGATCGCCATGCTGTTGCCGGGCAACAACTTGCCGACCGTGCCGACCCGCTCTTCGCCGATCCGGTTCACGGTGATCGCGGCACTGGTCTCGGTGAGCCCGTAGCCCTCGTAGATGGTCACCCCGACACCGCGGTAGAAGTGGCACAGCCGTTTGCCCAACGGCGCTCCCCCGGATACCGCGGCATGGCAGTTGCCGCCGAGCGCAGCGCGTAGCTTGCCGTACACCAGCCGGTCGAACAGCGCGTGTTTGGCCCGCAACAGCAAACGCGGACCGCCTGTGTCCAGGGCCGTGCTCCATTCGATCGCGGTGCGAGCGGCGGCGTCGAAGATCTTGCCCCTGCCGCTATCCTGGGCCTTCAATTCAGCTGTGTTATAGACCTTTTCGAATACCCGGGGCACCGACACCACCACCGTTGGCTGGAACACGGCCAACGTGGACACCAGGTTCTTGATATCGCTGGTGTAGCCGATCGTGACCTTGTTGGCGAATGCCGACATGGACAGTGAACGCGCCAGCACATGCGCCAGCGGCAGGAAGACCAGCAGCCGTTCACCCTTGCGCAGCAGCGTCGGAAAGCACGACGCCGCGCCGCGCGCCTCGTACAGCAGATTCGAGTGGGTCAGCTGGCAGCCCTTCGGGCGGCCCGTCGTGCCCGAGGTGTAAATCAGCGTCGCGGGGTCGGCAGCCCGCAACGACGCCAGCCGTTGGTCGAGTTGGCCGACATCCACTGCCCTGCCGGCCTCGGCCAGCTCGTCGAGGGCCGTCGGGCCGCTCGACTCGAGCTGCAAAATTTTGCGCAGGCTCGGCAGCTCGTCGCTGAGTTCCTTGATCACCTGGGCGTGGGCGTCGGTCTCGGCGATCGCCAGCACGGCCCCGGAATCCTCCAGTACCCAGCGCACCTGCTCGGCCGAGGAGGTGTCGTAGATCGGGACGGTGACCGCGCCCACCGAAAGGATCGCGTAGTCAAGGATCACCCACTCGTAGCGGGTGGCCGACAAAATCGCGACTCGATCACCGGCATTCACGTTCTCGGCGATCAAACCCAGTGCCGTGGTACGGATCTGCTGAGCGGCCTCTGCACAGGTCACGTCGGTCCACACGCCGTTGACCAGGCGCTGGAAGATCACGTGATCGGGGTCGTCGCGCTCATGTGCGTACACACTGCCGGCGATGTGGTCGGTGTCGGCGACGGTGAAATCGGCGGCAACATTGAATTCACGCATGGTCTGGGGTCCCTTGCAGCTGGTCGCGATTGGATTCGACTTTATGGGTTACAGTCGCCCGACGGGGCGGTCTCCCCGGGCGTGGATGGATTTTCGATGAAACACCTCCTGGGCTCTGCCGATTGCCGCCGGCAAGTCCGGTCGAAGCATTATCCACCGACGCTAGCCGCCTGCGCAGTTTGCTTCCACATGGCCCGTCAGCGTCTTGGATTCTCGGGCACTTGACACAGCGGCGCCGTCCGCTGAGGGTCAACGGCATGTCCGTGGTGCGTGGGACCGGGTTGTCCAACTACCCGAAGCTGGTCGCCGAGTTGGGCGGTGACCCGGCGAGCCTGCTGCGGGCAGTGGGTATCCGGGACCGAGATGTAGGCAACTACGACGCGTTCATACCATTCCGAGCGGCGATCAGGGCAATGGAATCGGCCGCAGAGGCAACGGCCACACCGGATTTCGGGCGCAGGTTGGCCCGGCGACAGAGTATCGAGATCCTGGGGCCGGTGGGCGTGGCCGCTCGAACTGCCGCGACGGTGGCCGACGCCCTGTCGATCTTCAACACCTTCATGTCGGCGTACAGCCCGGTTATCCGCATACAGATCACCTCGTCGGCCGATGCACAGCGGTCATTCATCGGAATCCAGTTCCTCCTCGACGAAGCGATTCCCTGTCCGCAGACGCTGGAACTGGCGTTGGGCGTCTCGCTCGGGGTGTTACGCCTGCTGATG
Proteins encoded in this window:
- a CDS encoding adenosine-specific kinase, with the protein product MTGFVSTTSLSWDVVSVDKPDDVNVVIGQAHFIKTVDDLHEALVGVSSALRFGLAFCEASGPRLVRRSGNDAALVELATNTALAIAAGHCFVIFLREGFPVSVLNPVKAVPEVCTIHCATANPVEVVVAVTERGRGIAAVVDGQPPLGVETDGDVTERRELLRAIGYKL
- a CDS encoding AMP-dependent synthetase/ligase gives rise to the protein MREFNVAADFTVADTDHIAGSVYAHERDDPDHVIFQRLVNGVWTDVTCAEAAQQIRTTALGLIAENVNAGDRVAILSATRYEWVILDYAILSVGAVTVPIYDTSSAEQVRWVLEDSGAVLAIAETDAHAQVIKELSDELPSLRKILQLESSGPTALDELAEAGRAVDVGQLDQRLASLRAADPATLIYTSGTTGRPKGCQLTHSNLLYEARGAASCFPTLLRKGERLLVFLPLAHVLARSLSMSAFANKVTIGYTSDIKNLVSTLAVFQPTVVVSVPRVFEKVYNTAELKAQDSGRGKIFDAAARTAIEWSTALDTGGPRLLLRAKHALFDRLVYGKLRAALGGNCHAAVSGGAPLGKRLCHFYRGVGVTIYEGYGLTETSAAITVNRIGEERVGTVGKLLPGNSMAIANDGEVLVRGGVVFTGYWHNEKATAEAIVNGWFHTGDLGSVDADGFLSIVGRKKEIIVTAGGKNVAPAVLEDQLRAHPLVSQAMVVGDNRPYVAALIAIDPEGFDVWKQHHGKDATASVADLVDDSDLAGEIDQAVKQANQAVSQAESIRRFRILPVDFTVLTGELTPTLKVKRNVVAQRFAAEIESLYSKR